From a single Brassica oleracea var. oleracea cultivar TO1000 chromosome C5, BOL, whole genome shotgun sequence genomic region:
- the LOC106293105 gene encoding probable disease resistance protein RPP1: MALSALPRHCKHHVFPSFHGKDVRRGFLSCLLKEFKEKGIDVFIDNDLERSKLIGPKLTEAIRGSLIAILLISRNYASSTWCLNELVEIMKCREEDKQTVEVIFYEVDPSDVKKQKGDFGAVFQKTCAEKSTEEVERWRQALQIVTQIAGYHTSNFDDDAVMIETIVTDISNKFNDSTTSNDSNSLVGIGTHTKEIESLLSLESDEVRMVGIWGPSGIGKTTIARALYKKLSSKFTHAACISSVPF; the protein is encoded by the exons ATGGCTCTTTCTGCTTTGCCTCGCCATTGTAAACACCATGTCTTTCCGAGCTTCCACGGGAAAGATGTCCGTAGAGGCTTTCTCAGCTGCTTGCTGAAGGAGTTCAAAGAGAAAGGAATCGACGTCTTCATAGACAATGACTTAGAGAGGAGCAAGTTGATTGGTCCCAAGCTTACAGAAGCTATAAGAGGATCGTTAATTGCAATTCTCTTGATCTCGAGGAACTACGCTTCATCAACATGGTGTCTGAACGAGTTGGTGGAGATCATGAAGTGTAGGGAGGAAGATAAGCAGACGGTGGAGGTGATTTTCTATGAAGTGGATCCATCTGACGTGAAAAAGCAGAAGGGAGATTTCGGAGCTGTCTTTCAGAAAACTTGTGCAGAAAAATCAACGGAGGAAGTTGAGAGATGGAGACAAGCTTTGCAGATTGTGACTCAAATCGCTGGTTACCATACAAGTAACTT TGATGATGATGCAGTCATGATTGAAACAATTGTTACCGATATTTCGAACAAGTTCAACGATTCTACAACATCAAATGATTCCAACAGCTTGGTTGGGATTGGAACTCATACCAAGGAGATAGAGTCATTGTTGTCCTTAGAATCGGATGAAGTCCGGATGGTTGGTATCTGGGGTCCTTCTGGAATTGGTAAGACGACCATCGCCAGAGCTTTATATAAAAAGCTTTCTAGTAAGTTTACACATGCTGCTTGTATTAGTTCGGTGCCCTTTTGA